One segment of Kogia breviceps isolate mKogBre1 chromosome 14, mKogBre1 haplotype 1, whole genome shotgun sequence DNA contains the following:
- the LOC131741774 gene encoding enhancer of rudimentary homolog yields the protein MSHTILLVQPTKRPEGRTYADYESVNECMEGVCKMYEEHLKRMNPNSPSITYDISQLFDFIDDLADLSCLVYRADTQTYQPYNKDWIKEKIYVLLRRQAQQAGK from the coding sequence ATGTCTCACACCATTTTGCTGGTACAGCCTACCAAGAGGCCAGAAGGCAGAACTTATGCTGACTATGAATCTGTGAATGAATGCATGGAAGGTGTTTGTAAAATGTATGAAGAACATCTGAAGAGAATGAATCCCAACAGCCCCTCTATCACATATGATATCAGTCAGTTATTTGACTTCATTGATGACCTGGCAGACCTCAGCTGCCTTGTTTACCGAGCTGATACCCAGACATACCAGCCTTATAACAAAGACTGGATTAAAGAGAAGATCTACGTGCTCCTTCGTAGACAGGCCCAACAGGCCGGGAAATAG